A portion of the Tindallia magadiensis genome contains these proteins:
- the truB gene encoding tRNA pseudouridine(55) synthase TruB, with amino-acid sequence MNGILNILKSPGMTSHDVVSCIRKITGVKKVGHAGTLDPEAAGVLPICVGSSTRLIQYLDHQKKTYRAEMCLGIETDTQDLTGEIINTSSLIPSEEKIKSIVYSFLGEYNQIPPMYSAIKQNGKKLYELAREGKVVERKTKKKYIFSIDWISFNGNKVLFDIVCSEGTYIRTFCHDVGRRLGCGAAMSFLLRKESCRLRLCSAHTMEEITQAKDLSTIFTPLEKVLDHLPALNIDASQEHRVQNGNAIPINYIHNHEANSSVNAYENEYYRLYFLDKFHGIGYFDHIADLLKFKLNFKDSIK; translated from the coding sequence ATGAATGGAATTCTTAACATCCTCAAATCGCCTGGTATGACGTCACATGATGTTGTTAGCTGTATCAGGAAAATAACTGGAGTAAAAAAAGTAGGACATGCTGGCACTTTGGATCCTGAAGCTGCTGGAGTATTACCTATATGCGTTGGATCATCTACAAGGTTAATTCAATACCTTGATCATCAAAAAAAAACGTACCGCGCAGAGATGTGCTTAGGGATAGAAACAGACACCCAAGATTTAACAGGGGAAATAATAAATACTAGTTCTTTGATTCCGTCAGAAGAAAAAATCAAAAGCATAGTATACTCTTTTCTGGGTGAATACAATCAAATACCACCGATGTATTCGGCTATAAAGCAAAATGGAAAAAAGTTGTATGAGTTAGCACGTGAAGGGAAAGTTGTAGAAAGAAAGACTAAAAAGAAGTATATATTTTCCATTGACTGGATATCATTTAATGGAAATAAAGTTTTATTCGATATTGTGTGTTCTGAAGGTACTTATATTAGAACGTTTTGTCACGATGTAGGTCGGCGATTAGGATGTGGAGCTGCTATGTCATTTTTGCTTAGAAAAGAATCTTGTCGGTTAAGATTATGTTCTGCACATACGATGGAAGAGATTACACAAGCAAAAGATTTGTCGACTATATTTACACCATTAGAAAAGGTGCTAGATCATCTTCCAGCTTTAAATATCGATGCATCGCAGGAGCATCGGGTGCAAAATGGAAATGCAATTCCGATTAACTATATCCACAATCATGAAGCAAATAGTAGTGTTAATGCTTATGAGAATGAGTATTATAGATTATACTTTCTAGATAAATTCCACGGTATAGGATATTTTGATCACATAGCTGACTTGCTAAAATTCAAGTTGAATTTTAAAGATAGTATCAAATAG
- a CDS encoding DHH family phosphoesterase, producing the protein MSSKWIEIFNNLLRYSQVALVTHVFPDGDAYGSLLGLKNILEQHGVEVFAYVEDKNSNGKFSFLPGYENLITFASDTNKLFSMAVILDCGEKSRVAGGNWVFEHSTRTMNIDHHISNSFFGHDNVVSENFSSTCELIWYLATRSSDLITNESATCLITGIMTDTGNFLYDNTSAQTYRASADLIDKNADIEMVKFNLFHNKSLSNVRLLGYAIQNLQIILNGKVAFLILDKHTMDRFNASYEDLDDFVAFIRDIEGVEVAVLLKETQNKKIKISLRSKSYFDVNKFAQEFNGGGHKKAAGALSNENMDNTKRLVIDLLKNYF; encoded by the coding sequence AGGTATTCTCAGGTTGCCTTAGTAACACATGTTTTTCCTGATGGAGATGCTTACGGCTCACTATTAGGATTAAAAAATATATTAGAGCAGCATGGAGTTGAGGTTTTTGCTTACGTAGAGGATAAAAACAGTAATGGTAAATTTTCTTTTTTACCCGGTTATGAAAATCTAATCACGTTTGCTTCAGATACCAATAAACTATTTTCGATGGCGGTTATTCTTGACTGTGGTGAAAAAAGCAGAGTCGCCGGAGGGAACTGGGTTTTTGAACATTCAACTAGAACCATGAACATTGACCATCATATTAGTAATTCCTTTTTTGGTCATGATAATGTCGTGTCAGAAAACTTTTCCTCTACCTGTGAATTGATTTGGTATTTAGCAACAAGATCTTCTGATTTAATAACTAATGAATCAGCTACTTGTTTGATTACCGGCATCATGACCGATACCGGTAATTTTCTTTACGATAATACCAGTGCTCAAACTTACCGTGCTTCTGCAGATCTAATAGATAAAAATGCAGATATAGAAATGGTTAAATTTAATTTATTTCACAACAAGTCACTTTCAAATGTTCGGTTGTTAGGATATGCTATTCAAAATCTACAGATTATATTAAATGGAAAAGTTGCCTTTTTAATTTTAGATAAGCATACTATGGATCGGTTTAATGCTTCTTACGAGGATTTAGATGATTTTGTTGCTTTTATAAGAGATATTGAGGGGGTTGAAGTTGCAGTTCTTTTAAAGGAAACCCAAAACAAGAAGATTAAAATTAGCTTAAGATCAAAATCTTACTTTGATGTTAATAAATTTGCTCAGGAGTTTAATGGCGGAGGCCATAAAAAAGCAGCAGGAGCTTTAAGTAATGAGAATATGGATAACACTAAAAGATTAGTGATTGATTTGCTTAAAAACTATTTTTAG